The following is a genomic window from Rhododendron vialii isolate Sample 1 chromosome 9a, ASM3025357v1.
TGGAAACTTCGATTGCTTCCTCGAATGGAACTCAAGATGTGGAGCAAGTGGTATGGCTTCGAAGTGCAGATGTGATCCTGCTCCAAGCAATCAACACCTCTGCTCATGCCAAGTAGTTTGTGGCCAATGTAGGACTGGCAAAGCATAAGTACTCAGTCTTTTAAAGGATTTATGGATCTCAGTCTTTTAAAGGATTTATGGATATGCATTGTGAGAAAGCTTTTGTGTTCATACATATGCTAATAAAGATCACCCCTTGTGGCTTGAtgcatttattttttcgatCTCACATTGAATTCACATTGTCATCAGAGCTTTTGTGTTTATAAATGTGTGGTTGTGGAGTGGTCCGGAGTACCACGTGGTGGTGCTCCCGGGTTACTAAATAATTACTCGTGAAACTATGCAATAGTTCGGGAGCACCACCACGTGGTGCTCCGTCCTGACCATTCCACAACAACTTATTCTCGTGGAATTCACGACTAAGTGCATGAACCTCACATAAGTGTGTGGTATAGAGTGGTCCGAAGCACCACGTGACGGTGCTCTCGGACACGTGAATTACTACTCCTGCTTTGGAGTATATCTTTAATTGACTGAATCTTTCTTTGCCGATCTCAAAggtaaaaaatcaaaatccatcGTACAGCACGTACATGTACGAGCAATCAGTCTCTCCCTCTATGTTCTTTCTAGTTCTAGGTTGTTATCCAacgttgtgaaagaaaaaaaatgacctaCAAACAAACGTGGTAGACACAGCAAAGAAACATCGATCCATCGACCATTCTCTCAACTTTGTTCTTAACCTTCAACCTTTTTTCCAATTCTTCCACTCCTTGGTCTACTTACAAACATCTTGCTAGTTATAGCAATACAGTAATGGTAGTAACACAAGTAATTGTACCTTTCGGTGGTATGTCCGCATTTTTTAGGGAGTGTCTTACTAATGGCTTGTGTTTGGGTAGGAGGGGTGTTATTGCGGTTTCTCGGCAGCCTCTTGTGGGGTCAGGCAGTTTGTGCGATTCGTGGCGTCTGTCGCCGTTTTGTCGTCGCACAGCTGGTGGTGTGCAGCCCTGGTGGCTGTTTGGTTGTGGCAATGGAGGGCGTCGATTTTGAGGTGGGGGTAGTTTTGATTATGTTTAGGTTTTGTTCTAGGGTGGGCTTGGCCTTTTAGGCCTTGCCCTTTTGGGTTTTAGAGCTTTGCTCTTTCGGGTGTATTTGGGCTTGGCCCACTGGTTGTTTTTTATAAGGTTGGattctcctctttcttcctcAATTTGATGTActctttgtcaagttttcttaataaaaatttgtttgccttaaaaaaaatatttagattCCATAGAATGGAGTAATGTGAGGGTTAATAAGGCCAATAATGGATATTTCAAGTTGTTCCATGGCAAGTATGATCCAATCAAAGGGAGCTGGTTGCGCTTTTTGAATTTGTCTACCCTTCGTCTTGGTGCATCCGCCAACCGTCATTCTatccaaaaaattatattcGTTGTAGGCTGCTGATTCAAaataacgtcactcccctgcaagtgcaggggagtgacgttaataaaaaagggagtgacaaaatcatttctctcGTTTTATCTCCACGATTGTGAAGATATAGGGTGATTTATACTTTTGTCACCTCAAATACATCAATTGATCCTATTGAATCCTTAAACTATCATAATATTAATCAATGCGCACTTTAAAGTAAGTGGCCCTTAATCTTGAAATACTCATATGCATATCATAATCAATCGATGCCCATTCAGTGTATTAATTAATGGATAACAAATATTGTTTCATTAGTGGGGTCATTACCATCATTTTAGCTGGTAGGTACTGGCGAATAGTGTGTCCCACAACTACGAGCTCAATATAATATTCTTACCCAATATGCCAATATTGTGTCACGAATCATCCAAAAACATGTGGGCCTGTGACTAGACAGCGAGTCGACTCACTAAGCCCTGCTAATCTAATCTAGTTAAGGAATTTCACTGTTCAGGTGATTGACATGCTAACGAGAGCTCAAGTGCACATTTACATAGGAGTACTTGGTATGTTATAGGTACCCATTTGCCTCTCCACTCTGGCAGTCAAGAAGATCGTAACCTCAGCTAAAAAATTGCAAGAGGCCCTTGAAATGTGTGCAGGATTGCATTGCATCGCATATAACTAGGACCCTGTGTTTCATTTGGAGATACGAAAATCATTCGGACAAACCTTTGTGGAAATATAGGGCGTTTTCACTCAGCAATAAGTCGTGGACCATAACTTTTTggtttgtccttattaaaaaaaaaccgtgcTTGTAAGTTTTGctccaaacttttatgtattatgcattcgtcttgacgaaaggaatcggaaaagtaaaaattaatgacttttatacaaatattttgaaaaatattcaagaaaaacaaaaagaaagaattggtTTTTCGGGCTTATTCTTAGATATTTCACAAAATAtgtgtaaaaatcataattttattttttcgattcctttcatcgagacgaacgcataatacacaaaaatttagcacaaaactaacatacgtgatttttttttttgaataagaacaaaattaaaaaattgtgatCCACAACTTAGAGTTCGAATTACGGAATAGTGACAACATATACTAGCAATTTTGTTTATGTAACATGTATACTGTGCAGATCCCAAATGCAAATtttcaaaacagaaaaacaaaaaacaaaacgtTAAACCGTGCAGTCAAATCCACCTGAATACACACCCTTGAAAAGTAAGGCTCACAAATCCACCATCAACAAGAGTGGTTAAGCAACATTTCCATGAATTTCTGAGGCTCCATGGAgactcacaaaaaaataataagagcGATATCGAGCACAACACTTCGAGttctttaattttgtttccATGTACTTCTTTCAAAGATCTCCTCGTAACGTTAGACATCACTACCAGACGTATTCACAATCTACGtttccgaaaaaaaaataacgaaaaaaaGAAACTAATGCTAAACAAGTCAAGAGTTCCTACATCAATGAACATCCATGGAATGATTTTCTATTTCTTCTTTACCATTGGCAAACCACATGTTATCGATCTGACCGAGAACATGGTTTCTCCTTTTACATGCTGATAATAAGCATCTTCGGATTTGTCCACATCTCCCCATGGCGAACGTCATTTGCCCAAAACATTTCACAACTCTACTTGTCTTGTACTATGGTGCGCGCTCAAATCTGGTGATGGGTGAAATACAGGGCTTCCCAATGTTGATACCGGATTACTTCCCATATCTTTGGTTTTGTGAAGAAGAAAAGTCCCGGAGAGAATAGTCACAAATCCACACAGTTCAGTTGCAATATCTGTGGCATCTTGAGAGTCCCAATCCTGAATACATATTCAATAATAGGTGGAAATTCTTATTGTGAAGTTCATGTATATTGATTGCACTAACAATGAAATATAAAGAGAAACCTAAGAGTGCGGCTGATGATCAAGTCATAATATTTGCGCCAGAGAAACTGTTTGGATACAAAGCAAGAGAGAAAAAACAGAACAATCATGATTTTGCGAGGAACTGAAGAGGTTCAAATTACACGTCCTGACCAAAGGCAGGATATCAGCTGAGCTTCAGGCTGATAATAGGGCCAAGATGGACTTGAGCAAGGACAAAAGCTACACCCTGAAATGGAGCGATGAATGACTAAGGAAGGACATAAGAGCGAAGTACATATTCTCCATTCTACTAACTCTGAGTTTCCTTCACTTTATGTGTTCACTTTTCACTCACTTTAGCATCGGAGTGTCTGTCCTGCCATCTACTAAAGATAGCATTCATGGTCTCTTACTGTTTGCAGGGCTGGTTTCACCCCCGCCCAATAACTATTTGGAAACAAACAGAAAATGTAGATTTACATGTTTCCTCACTTAATACAGGAAATGAAGCAACCAAATATAAGAAATCAAGGTTTTGAATCCTATACCGTACCGTACCGTACCAGCTGGTACGTACCAGTCTTGACCAAGTGTGGTACCTTACACCTCTAATTTTGTTCCGGCTCAAATACCGGTTGATACTACCGAACAATGCCAGTCAATACCGgtttacttttaaatttatttatctcTTCATCAATACAGAATAGTATTGGTCAGTACCAGTCAATACCTagctattttttaatttatttttctttttaacaaatGAATATGTTATACTAAATTCTTTGATGTGGAAAAATAACATAACACAAATAGCAATAAATCTGAAACGGTACCTAAGGTATCTCACTGATGCGTATTGTACCACTAGGAAATCCCGTATTCTAGCCGGTACAGTATTCAGAACCTTGTATGAAGTCATACATTTTAATTATCAAGAAGCTTCAGTTCCATAGCATCAAGGGTAGTTTTACTGGAAAAAGGAATTATGTTCCATTCCTTGCACACCCACCCAAGTCCAATATGTTCAATGTCCTAGCTTTTGGCATGTCTTTTGGATACCAACTTTCTGACTAATATATTTGCTAGTATTAGAATAGAGTTGTGGGggaaaagtagtagtagtagtagcagcagcagcagcagcaataaCTAATAAGCAGTGGACGTGAACTTCAAGATACTGCCAAATTTCTAGGATCTTATTAACGGAACTCAAAGTACAAACAATTAAAGCATAATTCTTATCCAAAATGACTTGGCATAGGCTATTGAAATTCTAATCCACTTATTGCCAGGTCTTTTACTGGTTTTTCCAATTTGTGCAGCGTTGCTTTAATGTATTGTTGTAggaaaaattaccaaaacaaggCATCTACTCAaactaattaccaaaaaatggTGTGATTTGGTCCTCACACTAGTTGCAGTTGGTCCTGACCCTTGTTGACTTGGTCCTCACAAGTTAAGGACCAAGTCCACCACATTtggtaattagtttaagtagatgccttgttttggtaattttccctATGTTGTATCCAAGTGTAGTCTCATGGTAGTATTGAACCCCGAAATGAATTTGTTTTAGCACAACAGGATTTGTTATGGCATGCCCATACGAAGTCTTAGCATGTCTAGACAATGACTATATATTGGGAGCAAGAGCATGAACTTGAGGaatgaaaggaaaaggaaaagataatGATAAAATAACTGttcctcttttccttttattttcaacTACTCGTTATttacctctctttttctttcaaaattgagCAAGAATAATAATTTCCCTTATGGGATTTCCATTCCATCTctttgaaaagctaaacaaaggAAAATCGCAAGTTTccttttgatttctctctttcaacTTCCTTTCCATTTCCGTTCCCTTCCACAAGTTCCACGCACACCCTTAAGCTCATAAGTAGGAAAAGGATAAGCTTTTGAACAGAAAAGATAAGTTCTTAGTCACCTTAAACATGATCATGCTTGCAAAGATGGTGAGGGTCGTAAACATGACGTAGTAGAAAGGAGAAACAACAGCAGTATTAAATGTGTCTAGAGCCTGCAAAGATGAATCGAAAGAACCAGATTACCCACTTTCTATAACGCAGATAAGACAGAATACTTTTTTCTCTAATTTCATGTCAAAGTTACCTTGTTCAAATAGTTGATCTGCAAAATACAACAACCAAGCACAAGTATGGTGAAAAACCATGTTTCAAAGTAGGTAAATTGATTTGATCCTGAAAACGACAGCTTCAGAGCGATTCCCACAGCTTTCACACTCATGACCTACATAAacgaaaggaaaaaacaaactaGTTGCGCACAAGAACTACTGAGGGCAGAACTATGGCTAGGAATTTATATAACACATTATCTGCAGACCGTAAGAGAGCCAGTGAGTGAGCAAATTCCGATATAGACAATCAAATGGGATGGCCCATAACGCGGCACAATCATGAAAATGAGGATGACAACGAGAACCAATACTATGCCGGTGTAGACAAGGAAGCCTGTTGATACCACAAGGTTCTTTGTCAGTCCACAAAGTTTGTAGAGGTCCAAATGTAAAGACAGTCTATGAAAGGAGATATATGAGTACTACAATGAACCGACGGTAAACATATTAGTTTCAGATAGTGGCCTTATAGCAGCTTAAGAAGAACTGACCGCGCTGGGAACGGGTGTTGCGGTcaacagaaacttaaaacaaTCCACAACACCATGGAAAATCAATGATATATGCACTCTTGACTTTCTTGAGCATAATTTGTTGCATTTAACCAATTTCGAGCTTTGCTTTACACAGTGCAAGTGTGAAATAGCATTCAAGGAAAATGAAATCAATAACAAAGCAACCAAGGAAGCAACAAcctgttctaaaagtcgctaggacCTAGTCGGGctgtcggccaccttcgagcttcgaggcctagtaatcggcgattaattaGCCCATAGCAATTAGTAATCGGAGATTAATCAGTGCATAGCAATTAGTTGGATAGGCCCCGCCAGcgattaatcgccaattaattccaatttttagaacactggcaACAACTAAGCAACTTTTCCTACCTCTGAAGTAAAAATTTGCTTCCGTTTTCAACTTTGCATAAAAAACTAGGCAACTTAATAATGATCTTCCCACCCTCTAGCAGTCTACATTATTCCTCTTGTTAGGTGTTCCATAAATTCCAACTATCGGCATGCCCTATACTTCCCCTAAATATGGTTCATACATATTAAATCTGGTAAGCCTTATCAAATAAGGCGGAATCCCAAGCATTTTCAAGATCTCAGAAAACAACATTTATCCAAGGTACATGCATAACTACTTTACAGAACTGAAACAAAACTTCCTTGAAATAACATAGAAATATAACATTGAATCATTCATATATCAATGAGTCTTGAAAGTCACCTTCCAGAAAATATATTGGAAATTCTGTGGTCTGATACTTTGGTCCCAATGCCCTTAGAGCCACATATAATGTTCTGGAAGGTAACTTCCCCAGGAACCACACAATTATGCAGGGGTGGGAACCAGTAATGTACATTGGGGGTGGGAAGGGGGGCAAGGTAAGGGTAACCAAAAAGTAAGCTGATAAAAAACAATCGCATTTTTATAAATAAGCTTTATATAGTAGGAATTGAAGCTTGCGTAGCTAGGAACAAGTGGAGTCATTACATATTTCACTTGGAAATAACATGAAATAGAGAGCCAAAAAAAGTCCTTTTAAAAAACTTAGGGGGCCGTCCTATGTAACTATCAAAATCTCAAGGGGGGAGATAGCCATCCTTAGTCCCTGTCAATGTATCTCTCTAACTTACCAGGCACTAATGGTTCCAGACTACTGATAAATTTTTAGAGATTGTAAAGtagaaccgaaccaaaccagactgagccttgtgtcccaatcaattgggtcgGAGGCTACATGAAACTAATTAGAACGAATAGACTATATGCAAAGTTGAACGAATAGACTAGATTGTAAAGTAGAACGAATAGACTATATTCAACTAATTACATGTCAATTGTTAGATACCTGGTTCAGTGGCAAGGTGCCACACTTCCCTGACAGATTCAATCTTTCTCTCCTGTGGAGCATGCAATACAATAGTGGTAGAGCCCACTAAGCAAAGACAACATCCAACGACTCCAAAGATGTGCAATTTCTCCTCCAAAATAAAATGGGCTAACACTGCACTGCGCAGAAAATTTTGAATAGATTAATAGTTTCATTATGTTATCAGAACCAAAAGATGGCTTCTCTTTTGAATCTTCTACTGCTGCTATCTGACACCATACCTGAAGATAATACTTAGAGCTCCGAGGGGAGTCACGAGAATTGCAGGAGCAAATGCATAAGCAGCAAAATTAGCTATCTCCCCACCAATCACTGTTTGTCATTATAACTCATCAATAATATAAACAGACATATATGATGTTAGACAATTGAATTAGCATCAAACACAAGAAAGATAAAGCCAACGCGTATACTTAAAGAATGAAAATACATCAAGATTATTCTTGAAGAGTCAGTCCTAAAATGGACAAGCTGACCGAGACCTTTTTTCATTTTCGCAGCAAAGAAATCTAGTTCCTCCATCTTTTTCCACCACATTTTCAATAACGACATAGTATATTTATATCCATACGATTTTCCATCCAATCCGATTTGTGTGCCAAGATCTAATTAACTTGTGTGATAAACTTGATTTCTGTAGTCTACACAATTTACAGCACACAACACAACAACATAGAAAGGTAGCATTCTGCTTTCTTAATCATACAATAAATAGCTTTCCTGAATAACATTTAACAGTAAAGAAGACAGGTGATAATAAGACAAACAACTCCATGGTCAATGTTTCTGAAAAAGAGGGGAAGTGTTAAGTGAGGGCAGGTTAGGTGCTTGCACTCCACTCGCCGTACAACTTCAGCCTCTGCCTATGTGCTACATATAGAGTAGATGGGTAAACCCCTGAAAATTGTATAACCCATCTCCCTTGTCCATCCATTCCTTGCCGCACTTCCAATGACAATATGTCAAACGTGGGCTGAGGCAGCTCTTTGTCCAGGCAAATGCCCATCTGTATGTTGATTCACATTGTGAAGGGAAAGATTATCATAAAATTCCCCCCAAAGGACAACGCCAAATTGGAGGTGGTCATTCCCAAACTCATCAGAGACGCCGATCTAATGGAGTTGGTGGCCAAGTTCACACACACTTGCTTTTGGAATTGTAGCATCAGCAAAAACAGTTAATGGGAGTCATGCCGGGGCCAAGTATGGACAAAGGAAGGAGGTCAGTAAGGTGTGGGCTGCAATCAACTACAAAGGAGGCGAGGATGACCATGAGCCTGATAAAGAGACTGAAACCTGTCTTCTTTATGAGAAATGCAAGCGACAATGTTCAGTAATGAGTGTTTACTTCCTCCCCCTCTACTGGGCTCCAAAAATGGAGTATCTGATGCAGATGATGATGGCAACcgaaagggaaaaggaaaggaagatGGGATTAGCAATGCCTAGAATATTGGAGACACCGATGGAGATGCTGCTGGCAAGAAGAATGAAGGACAGAAGGCAAGAGTGAAGAAGGTGAAATTCGGAGGGAGGGAAAGCAGAGGAGGGTAGTCTGTTTGGGAAGTTT
Proteins encoded in this region:
- the LOC131299440 gene encoding probable magnesium transporter NIPA2 isoform X1 → MGGISSDNVHGLVLAISSSVFIGSSFIIKKKGLKKAGVSGIRAGSGGHSYLKEPWWWVGMVTMIGGEIANFAAYAFAPAILVTPLGALSIIFSAVLAHFILEEKLHIFGVVGCCLCLVGSTTIVLHAPQERKIESVREVWHLATEPGFLVYTGIVLVLVVILIFMIVPRYGPSHLIVYIGICSLTGSLTVMSVKAVGIALKLSFSGSNQFTYFETWFFTILVLGCCILQINYLNKALDTFNTAVVSPFYYVMFTTLTIFASMIMFKDWDSQDATDIATELCGFVTILSGTFLLHKTKDMGSNPVSTLGSPVFHPSPDLSAHHSTRQVEL
- the LOC131299440 gene encoding probable magnesium transporter NIPA2 isoform X2; the encoded protein is MIGGEIANFAAYAFAPAILVTPLGALSIIFSAVLAHFILEEKLHIFGVVGCCLCLVGSTTIVLHAPQERKIESVREVWHLATEPGFLVYTGIVLVLVVILIFMIVPRYGPSHLIVYIGICSLTGSLTVMSVKAVGIALKLSFSGSNQFTYFETWFFTILVLGCCILQINYLNKALDTFNTAVVSPFYYVMFTTLTIFASMIMFKDWDSQDATDIATELCGFVTILSGTFLLHKTKDMGSNPVSTLGSPVFHPSPDLSAHHSTRQVEL